The following nucleotide sequence is from Endozoicomonas sp. GU-1.
ATGTTCTTGAGCTGTTTCCACGTCTTGAGGAGCGGCTCACCCAGCGGGCAGGCACCATGTCCGGAGGTGAACAACAGATGCTGGCCATAGCAAGAGCACTGATGAGTAAGCCCAGGCTATTACTGCTGGATGAACCTTCACTGGGCCTGGCTCCTATCGTGATTCAACAGATTTTTGACATTATTGCCAGGCTGAGGGATGAAGGGATGACGATCTTTCTGGTTGAGCAAAATGCCAACCAGGCGCTGAAGCTGGCAGATCGCGGCTATGTGCTTGAAAATGGGAAGATTGTTCTGCATGACTCCGGACAGGCTCTGCTAGTGAATAAATCTGTCCAGGAGGCCTATCTGGGAGGGTGATTGCGGTATTTTCCTTTGATGTCTGAAGGGGTTGCCATACGCGGCTTTGAGAGAACTTCTATCAATGGCTCCCAGGCTCTGTTCGTCCTGAGCGTCCTTCTACTCCGCTCAGGGTGAACGGAGATTGTACACATCAAACTTATCGAAATGATGAGGTACCACAGTAGGAGCCGCTTTGGTTTCAATAGGTTAACTGGGTAAAACTCTAGTGTCAGCCATATTTTGGAATCAAAATAACAATTTAAATTTTTAATAGTAATTAAAATTATCATTATTTTTTATTTATTCATTTGAAATCAATCTGTTAATGGCGTGGTAGTTCTGGTTAAAAGGCCATGTTCCCAGTACTATACTTTCCCTATAACTGAACCAGCAGTACAAGGAAGTGCACCATGAAACCTGAATACGATAAGCTGACCACGCCGGAAGTATTGATGTTAGCCAGCTCACTGAGCGTTTTGGCGGGTTCACTGGTTACCCTTGGAATGCTGATTCAGTAGTCATCCGGCAATATCAGGGTTAAGTCTACGGTTACAAAGACCTGGCGGGGGACCGCCAGGCAAAACAACACTCCCCTCCAAATCATCAGCATACCGATTTATAACCACCTGTAGCAGCCATCTCTGCATTGGTTTTTTCTTGGGTTCTTATGGCACCAAACCCTAAGTTTTTTGTGCAATTTAACGATGATTAAGAGATGGAAAAGTTCCAGATTCCATCCTTTGCTAAAGCACAGAGATCAGGCCATGAGTTCAGAGTCACCCAGTGAAAACAGTCAGCGAAAGACGGGTGGTCTGGCACTCACGCTTTTTCTCTGGTTTATTGTTTTATCCATTGGGCCTGTTGTGATTGTTGGGCTGAATGAGTACAAGACCGGAAAAGAAGCCATTATCAAAGATCGTTATGATCAGCTTTCATCAATAAATTTTCAGTTAACTCAACGCATTAATGAATACTTTGATACGGTGTTAACCAATTTATTCATTATGGCGTCATCTTCCGAAACATTTATTAGCGAACTGATGCTGGCTCCCGGCTTTAAAAGCCAGCCGGTTTCTGAGTTTATTAATTCCAGGGAATACGGGGATATCTATGAAAAGTACTCCATGGAGTATGTGGATTTCCTGCGATTCTATGACTACTCCGATGTGATTCTGGGTGATGCGGCAGGCAATATTCTCTTCACAGTGAATGAATACAGTGATTTAGGCAAAAACCTGTTCTCTTCAGAACTGGAAAATACGTTGTTTTCCCGGGCTGTTAAAGCCAGCCTGAATGATCAGCAGCCAAAGTATGCCGACCTTGCTGCCTACCCGCCCATAGGCAATGAGAAAGTCATCTTTTTGATATTACCGTTGGCGGATTCCTTCCAGAAAGCGGTGGGTTTTATTGCGGTGCAGATTCACCCGAAGAATATTCAGGTGATGTTTGATAAAGGTGAGTCCAGTGACGTCGGTCTCTCGTCGTTTCTTGTCGGTAAGGATCGTAAAATTCGCTTTGGTACCCGGTTTGAAAATCAGGAACAGCTTAAATTTGGCGATGATAATCCGCTGATTAACTTGTGGTTAAGCCATCTTGAGGATGATGGGAGCTACAGAGAGGAAGAAGACCATTTCGGAGGATTCTCTGCAGATAATGGTCATGCTTTTGAGTCTATTGGCCAGCATGAGCATGATCTGGAATCCATTTCAGAAAGTCTTGATACTTTAAATCTGGACGAGCAGGACGTGTTCGGTCGGGCGGCTAAAGCGAGCTTGAACCATATTCGAAGCTACATTCATGGTGAAGAAGTTCTGGGGATTTATCTGCCAATCAATATTGCCGGAACCCCTATGGTCATCCTTTCAGAAGTAACGCACCGGCATGCTTTTGCCTCAGTTCAGGACTTTCAAAAACGCCTTTTTGTGCTCATCGCCATCACTTTTGCCCTGGTGGTGGTTATTGCTCTGTTTGTTACCCGACAACTGGTGAAGCCCATCCGCCGGATTACCCGGTGGGTCAATCGAGTCGCCGCAGGTGACTATGCCGAAGGGACTGTCCTGAACGGTAATAATGAGATCAGCGAACTCAGTCGCAGTTTTGCCCAGATGACCGAAAGGTTGCGTACCGTCAGTGCGGAAAATACCCGGAAAAACTGGCTTCAGGAAGGTATGGCCGGGCTGTATAACAGTGTGCGTGGCGAGCAGGCAATGGCTGAGCTGTGCCGTAACATTGTGACTTATACTGCCCGTTATCTGGATATGCATTCCGGTGCCATGTTTGTCAAAGATGATAACAACCGGCTGCAGTTGATGGGCACCTATGCCTGGAGTAAACGCAATCAGCAGGCAAAGTCTTTTGCCATGGGTGAGGGGCTGATTGGTCAGGCAGCATTGGCAAGGGAAACGATGGAGATAGCCGATGTACCCGATGGCTATCTTGAAATTGAGTCCGGACTGGGCTCTGCCAGGCCGACTCATCTGATCATTGTCCCGTTGTGCTATGAAAATGATCTGAAAGGGGGCGTTGAGTTTGCACGGCTTGGTCCAATGACGGATGAACAGCGCCTGTTTCTGCAACACTCTGTTGAAAGTATTGCCATTGCCATTAACTCTGCCCAGTATCGAACCCGGGTGAATCAGCTGCTTGATACCACCACCCAGCAATCAGAAGCACTTAAGGAACAAAAAGAAGAGCTGCGTTCGGTTAATGAAGAGCTGGAAAAGCGAGCCGGTATTCTGGAAGAGTCTGAAGAAGAGCTGAAAGCCCAGAGTGAGGAGCTGCAGAAATCCAATGCCGAACTGGAAGAACTCAGCGAACAGCTGATGCTCCAGAAAGAAGAGATTGAGAGAAAGAATAAAGATATTGAGCTGTCCAGTAAAAAGATAACGGAAAAGGCTGAGGAGCTTGCCCGGGCCAGTCAATATAAATCTGAATTTCTTGCCAATATGTCCCATGAGCTGCGCACGCCCCTGAATTCTTTATTGCTCCTTTCCCAGATGCTGGCAGAAAACGACGAAGGTAACCTGACAGAGGACCAGGTAGAGTCTGCACAGGTGATCTACAACGGTGGTAAAGAGTTACTGGAGCTGATCAACGACATTCTTGATCTGTCCAAGGTTGAAGCGGGAAAAATGTCGGTCAACCTTGATGATACGCCCCTGAACGAGATCACAGGCAGTATTGAAGCCATGTTTAACCCGCTGGCAGAAAGCCGTGGCCTGCAATTTCAGATCAGTATAGAGAGCGGGACCAGCCGGTCTGTTTTCACTGATAGCCAGCGGTTAATGCAAATTATCAAGAACTTCCTTTCTAACGCGTTCAAATTTACCGAGAAAGGCAGTGTTCAGGTAAGGATGTTTAATGAAACCCGCCCTGGCCATTTTTCAGACGACACCTGGACTGGTTTTGCTGTTAAAGATAGCGGGATCGGGATTCCTAAAGAGAAGCAGGAATCGATTTTTGGCTCATTCCAGCAGGCCGATGGGTCTACCAGCCGAAAATATGGCGGCACCGGGCTTGGTCTGGCGATCTCCAGAGAGATGGCAGAACTTCTGGGGGGCTTTATTGAGCTGGACAGCAAGGAAGGTGAAGGAACCACCTTTACCCTGTTCCTGCCGACTAATCCCGTGTGTGCTCTTGGTCCTGAGAAAGTACTGGCAGAAAACTATGTGTCCGATGTGTTTGACCAGTCAATGGGAGCTTCAGAGGCTCCTGCTCAAAAGCCAGAAATAAATAATGCGCCCCAGGAGGCGGAGTTATCTGTGCCTGCGGCATCGTTTGATTACCAGCTGCTGGTTATTGAAGATGATCCTCATTTTGTCACCATTCTTGGTCAACTGGCGGGTAAACATCGCTTTGGCTGTTTGCATGCAGAAACAGGAGAGCAGGGAATTGCCCTGGCCCAACAACATCAACCATCGGCCATTATTCTGGATTTAGGCTTGCCGGATATGGATGGGCAGGAGGTACTTGCTCAGTTAAAAGGCGATGAGTCAACCAGACATATTCCGGTGCATATTGTTTCGGGACGGGATCCGGAGTTGGTTTCCAGTCTTGGCGCTATTGGTTATTTGAGAAAGCCCGTGACGGTTACCGATATTGATCAAGCGTTTTTGACCCTTGGGCAGGCCATTAGCCGGGATATTCACGATGTACTGATTCTCGATCTGGATGAAGAGCAAAGATCCCAGGTAGGCAGCATGCTGGAACAAAAAGGACTCCATGTAGGGTATGCCAGCACTGCAGAAGAAGCTGAGAAGAGGCTTGTTGATCAACAGTGGCATTGTCTGATTATGGACCTGGAGCTGGGAGAGGTACGAGGGTTGGAGTTCCTGGAAAAAATGACAGGCAAATTGGGATCAGATATGCCGTCAGTGGTGATTCACACCGCACAACCTGTCGATAAGACTGAGCACTCCCGGCTGCAGGAATTCACCAATGCCATGGTGATGAAAGGTGATAGAGCCCTGGAAAGAATTACGGATGAAGTCAGCCTGTTCTTGCATACCGTTAATAAGGATCAGGAGGATGATACGTCCGATGAGCCGGTGGCCGGGTCAGAGAAGCGTCTTGATGGACACAAGATCCTGCTGGTTGATGATGATTTGAGAAATACCTTTGCCCTTTCCAAAGCCCTTCAGGGCATGGGGCTGGAAGTTGTACTGGCAGACAATGGCAAAAATGCGATCAGCAAGCTTGAGGAAGAAGACGGCATTGAACTGGTATTAATGGATATTATGATGCCCATTATGGATGGCTATGAAGCCACCGCCACTATTCGGCAAATGAATGAATTCAAAGAGCTTCCGGTGATTGCCCTGACCGCCAAGGCCATGGCGGGTGACAAGGCCAAATGCCTTGAGGCAGGCGCCAATGATTACATGACCAAACCGCTGGATATGGACAAGCTGACAGCAATGCTGAAGGTGTGGCTGCTGCGATGATGGAGACTTGCCCGGTAGCGGATCTGGAACTCAACTTACTGCTGGACGCGGTCAAGAAGCACTATGGCTATGACTTCCATGACTATGCCAAAGCATCTATGATCCGTCGGGTAAGAAAATACATGGAGCAGACCGGCATCAATCATATCAGTGAGTTGATCCCCCTGTTCCTGCACGATCAACGGGCATTTTATCGCTTTGTGAAAAGTATTTCCGTTGTGGTGACGGAAATGTTCCGGGACCCGGATGTGTTTAAAGTCTTGCGGGAAGAGGTCATTCCTGTGCTCAAGACTTACCCGTTTATCAAGATATGGCATGCAGGGTGTGCATCCGGTCAGGAAGTGTACTCTATGGCGATCCTGTTGGCAGAGGAAGGGATACTGGATCGTTGTCAGATTTACGCCACGGACTTCAATGATGATGCTCTGAATCTGGCCAAAAAAGGGATTTATCCGGCAGAAGATATTGAGCTTTATGAAAACAATTACCGCCTTGCCGGTGGGAAACATAAGCTCAGTGATTATTGGGTCAGCCTTTATGATTCAATAAAGGTCAAAAGTCGTTTATCGGAACGGCTGACCTTTGCCAATCACAACCTGGTGACGGATGGGGTTTTTGGCGAAATGCATTTGGTGATGTGCCGCAATGTACTGATTTATTTCAATGAGCAGTTGCAGGACAGGGCGTTAACTCTGATTAACGACAGTTTATGCCCGAGGGGATTTCTCTGTATCGGCCGAAGAGAGAACCTGAAGTTCAGCCAGATCAGTGAGCATCTTGAAGATGTCAGTAATAAGCTGCGAATTTACAGGAAGCTGGGCTCGTGAATTCAGTCGGCTGACAGAATCAATGGAACCTTTTGGGAATAAGACAGGGATTGTCTGGTATGGAGACAAAGAGCAAAGTCAAAATTCTGGTTGTGGATGATCGCCCGGAAAACCTGCTGGCGATGGATAAGTTACTTAAGCCGCTGGGGGCTGAGATTCACAAGGTAGATTCTGGCGAGAAGGCGCTGTCTGAGGTTCTGGCCCATCACTTTGCGGTTATTCTTCTGGACGTGCAGATGCCCGGCATGGATGGCTTTGAGACGGCGACATTGCTGCACAGTAACAAGCAAACGGCCAATATACCCATCATTTTTGTGACAGCGATTAATAAAGATCAAAGCTACGTAGCCAAGGGTTATCAGTCAGGTGCTGTTGACTATTTGCCTAAACCGATTGTGCCGGAAATTCTTCTGGGTAAAGTGAAAGTATTTTTACAACTTGAGGAACAGCGGCTGGAGCTTGAACAGGTAACCAGGGAGTTGCAATGGATCAGTCAGAAGAACAAGCTGCTGCTGGACTGTGCAGGAGAAGGTATTGTCGGGGTCGATAAAGAGGGCAGGATAACCTTTATCAATCCGACAGCCTGTGAGTTATTGGGCGGTGTTGAAGCAGCTTTTCTGGATCAGCATATCAGCCAGTTTCTTTTGGACGACACCACGGGTGAAACAGCTCAGGAGCAATGGCAGAAGTCAGCTATTTATCGTGAGTGCCTGGAACAGGGCAGTACACTTAAACAGTCCACCGAATTAATCAACGTGAGCCGGGGACGGTTTCCGGCGGAATTCAATATTGCGGCCATCGTTAATAACAGGAACGCGGTTCAGGGAGCCGTGTTTGTCTTTCAGGATATAACTGAGCGCAAACAGCTGGAAGATCAGCTAGTGAAAATGGCCAAGTACGATAGCCTGACGGGTCTGGCTAACCGGACGTTATTCCGGGAGTTTCTTCAGTCCTCAATGGATCGCAGTGACCGCTACCAGAATAAGACAGTGGTTATGTTTCTGGATCTGGATCATTTTAAACAGATCAATGATCAGCTGGGCCATGATGCAGGGGATCAGTTACTGACCAGTGTTGCCAATCGTCTGGAGGGTTGTATCCGGAAGGTTGACCTGATTGCCAGGCTCGGTGGTGATGAGTTCGCCGTGGTTCTGGACGATGTCAGGAACCCGGAAGATGCCAGAACGGTTGCCAATAAAATTCTTGCGGCACTGAAGGAACCCCATGAACTGGGCGATGTTGCAAGAAAAGTAGGTACTAGCATTGGTATTGCACTTTACCCTGAGAATGGCAGTGATGCTGACGGTTTGATCAAGGCGGCAGATGAAGCCATGTATGTGGCGAAGAATGAAGGTCGGAATGACTTTCGGTTTTATTCCGACCTTAACCCGGATATTTCATAAACGTGCTCCCTGTCTGTCCTTGTATAATATATAAATGCCAGTTAATGTCGCCCTTACCAGTGACTGGATTCTTTCTTCCTGGTATTACTGGGTTTCCGCCTTGCTCAATTACCTGATCGCGCAGTTTGAAACGTCAACAGCCTCTGACGATGATCTTTGCGCTATATAATTCAGCAGGTAACCGCCGATAGCTTTCTAAGATCAACAGGGAAAGCATAACCATGGCATTGGGCGACAAAGACTTAATTCGCTTTTTAATCATTGACTCATCAACCAGGGAAGCAGAATCGCTCCTGAATATTTTCCGTGAGTCTGGTTATTCCACTCGGGCAAAACAGATCAACTCTTTGGATGATCTCACTGAAGCCACGTCCGGACAGCAGCACTGGGATCTACTGCTGATGGCAGAGCCTCCCGAGCCATTAACTTATTCCCGAATCTTTGATGATATTAATCAGAAAGGCATTGATTTGCCGGGTATCGTCCTGATAAACCCGGATGATGAAACCGATGAGCTGTCGCTTATACAAATGGGTGCCCGTGCAGTGATTCCACCGGGGCATGACGAATATCTTTTGACGGTTGCCCGGAAGGAGTTCGAAGACCTGAAGATCCGGCGACACCATCGACGCATGAGCGTCGCCTTGCATGAATCAGAAAAGCAGCGTCAATTATTGCTCGATGACCAGGTTGATCCGGTTGTATACATTAATTATGGACACATCCGGTTTGCTAACACGGCATTTATCAACCTGCTGGGGCTGGCGGAAGAGGAGTCTCTGGATGGAAAGCTGTTCAGGGATTTGATCATTACCAAAGATCAGCAGGACGTTGAAGCGTTTCTCATGGGCATTGAAGAAAGTGGTCAGGCACTGGCGGCTATTCAATGTCCTTTAGTCGCTCACAATGGCTCAGAAGTGCCTGTGTCCATAGTGATCTCACCAACGTCATTTAATGGTGAGTTCACTCTCAGTCTGCAGATTAAGCACTGCGAGAAAGAAGGTGAGCAGGACGAAGTAGATAAAACTCTCGAAAAGTCAGCGCCGGACGCCGAAACGGGGCTATTTGACCGGAAACTGTTCGATCAGGCATTGGATATTGCTATCCAGAGAGCGGTAGAAGGCAAAGGAAAGTCAACATTATGTTATCTCCATCTGGAAACTCTGAAAGCCGCCCATGAACAGCATGGGAAAGAGGTTAGCCAGAAGCTGTTTAAATCGGTTGCGCATAAGATAACGTCACATCTTGACGCCACGCATCATGTATCCAGTCGGGGAGGGGCAAACTTTGCAGCCCTGCTTCGGGAAGGGGAAGAACAGGGCGTTACCGAACTGATGGAAAGTTTACTGGCAGCGGTTACCGGTGAGGATATTGTCATTGATCAACATCCGTTGCCGGTCAAGCTGTCAATAGGTGCTGTTATTCTCAGTGATACCGCCAGCGATGCTGAAACATTGACTGGTCAAAGTCGTCAGGCCACCGTGTTGGCACAAAAGCAGGGTGGCAACCAACTGTGCTTTTACCAGAAGCGTAAAGTCAGCTCGGTTCATTCCGTTGAAAAGCAGCTGGCTGGCATGGTCAGCCAGGCGATAAAGAACAAAACATTCAGGTTGAGTTATCAACCCGTTATCTCCCTTGCAGGATCGCCATCTGAGTATTACGAAGTCTCTTTTGTCCTGACCGACCCGGAAGGAAAGGAACATGAGGCTTCGGAATTCAGGCCCAAACTGGAAAAAATCAGTTTGTGGAACAAGCTGGATCGGTGGCAACTGATTGAAGCCAGTAAAGCATTAATGGCCAAAAGAAAAGAAGGGAGTGATACCCGGCTGTTGCTGCATGTCGGTGGTTGTTCTGCAACAGATGATACATTTATCCCATGGATGAAGGCTGCTCTGAAAACGGCGGGCATTCCTGCGGATGCTGTTGCCATTGAATTGAGTGAACAGAACCTGGCCCGTTATTCAGAAGAGATACCGGATTTTTTCAGCACTCTGAAAGCGATGGGATGCCAGACAGTGATCAGTGAATTCGGTTGCAGCCTTAACCCACTGGAGGGGATTGCTCATCTTGATATTGACCTGGTAAAGCTTGACCAATCCTTCACAGAAGACCTTAGCAGTGGTGGAAATGCCCAGGAGTTACAAAAGATGATCCAGGATCTCAGTCAAAGTGGCCGTAAAGTGATTGTGCCCGGGATTGAAACAGCGGAAGAAATGACCCCTGTCTGGCAGTATGGCGCCGATTTTATTCAGGGCAGCTATATGCAACCCCCTTCAGAGCGCATGGATTTTGATTTCGGGGCGGATGGGTAACACCGCCCTGCCATCCTGCATCTTCTAATGGCTGTTCCCCACCCTCCCATGATTCGAGGCTGTTTCTCAGCACCTGGATTTATGGGTTTATCCCCTTCATTGGGTATTTCAATTTACAGACACCATTACTTACCAGACAATACCGCCCCTGATTGATGTGTTTAAACAAGGGATAGACAGGTATTTCCATGTCAGCAAAGCTCAATATGGTCATGGCCCAGCTGAATCTGGTGGTGGGCGACATTGACGGGAACACGTCCCGTGTCATTGAGGCTGCCGAGCAGGCGCGGGATCAGCTGGATGCGGATGTTGTTGTCTTTCCGGAGCTGACCCTCTGTGGTTATCCCCCAGAAGACCTGCTGTTGCGGCCGAGTCTCATTGTGCGGGTAGAACAGGCGCTGAACCGACTCAGGGTGGTTAAGGGTATTGACTTGATTATCGGTGTCCCGCTGATGGGGCCACATGGTCTGGAAAACCAGGCGCTGGTGCTGCGTGATGGCGAGATTGTCGCCCGCTACGGAAAACAGCATCTGCCCAATTACCAGGTTTTTGATGAAAAACGCTATTTTGTGAAAGGTCAGAACACGGTTATTTATGCCTGCAAAGGTGTCAATATTGCCCTGTTGATTTGTGAAGATCTCTGGTACCAAGGGCCGGTTCGCCGGGCTAAAGAAGCCGGAGCAGACCTGATTATCAGTCTCAATGCGTCACCCTTCCACATGAACAAGCAGTCACTGCGTCAGCAGGTGGTTCGTGAGCGCTGTCTGGAGTCGGGCCTTCCTGTCCTTTATACCAACCTGGTGGGTGGTCAGGATGAGCTGGTGTTTGACGGGGGCTCCTTTGCCATGAACGGTAATGGTGAAGTGGCTGTGGGGGCAACCTGGTTTACCGAAGAGTTGTTCTGCGTTGCCTTTGATAAAGGCTCTATGACATTTGAACCGGGAGAGGTTGCTGAAATCCCCGACGTTTGCTCAAGGGTTTATGATGCCCTGGTGACTGGTGTCAGGGATTATGTCAATAAGAATGGTTTTAAGGGCATCGTTCTGGGGTTGTCCGGAGGCATTGACTCTGCACTGACTCTGGCAGTAGCTACCGATGCCCTGGGTAAAGATCGGGTTCAGGCGGTGATGATGCCCTACCGTTACACCTCCGATATGAGCCTTGAGGATGCGGCAGAAGAGGCGAAAATTCTGGGTATTGACTATAAAGTGCTGCCGATTGAACCGATGTTTGATGCCTTTATGGACACCCTGAATACCGAGTTTGCCGGTTATGGTCGGGATACCACCGAAGAAAACCTGCAGTCCCGGTGCCGGGGTGTCATGCTGATGGCGATCTCCAATAAGAAGGGTTACCTGGTACTGACTACCGGTAATAAAAGTGAAATGGCAGTGGGCTACTGCACGCTCTACGGCGATATGGCCGGTGGTTTTGATGTTCTGAAAGATGTACCGAAAACACTGGTGTTTAAACTGTCCGAATATCGCAATACCCGGGGCTATGTGATTCCCCAGCGAGTGATAGACCGTCCGCCCTCCGCTGAACTTGCCCCGGATCAGGTGGATGAAGACAGCCTGCCGCCCTATGATGAGCTGGATCGCATTCTTGAACTCTATATTGAACAGGATCAAAGTGCCGAATCCATCGTGAAAGAAGGGTTTGACCGGGATACGGTTTATCGCGTTCTGAGGCTGGTGGACATCAATGAGTACAAACGTCGCCAGTCAGCTATTGGGGTCAGAATTACGCCAAGAGGGTTTGGCCGGGATCGTCGCTATCCGATTACGAATGGCTGGAGACCGGGTGTTTAACTAACTTCAAAGCACCTGAGTTTCAAGCGAGGCTCAGGTAATAGTGATGCAGCTTATCCAATGACCGGTGCAACTGGCTTATAGAGCCACTGTTATCAACGATATCATCGGCTCTGCCAACTCTCTGTTGCCGTTCCATCTGGCTACTGAGGATCTGCCGGGTCTGATCCTCTGTCATCTGGTCACGGGCCATGGTGCGGGATAGCTGAACACTCTCTGGCACATCCACGACCAGCACACGATCCACCAATTCATGCTGACTGGTTTCCAGCATCAACGGCGAAACCAGTACGGCATAACGTGATTCAGCGTGGCTCAGCTCAAGGATTATCTGATCCCGTATCAGCGGGTGTAACAGACCTTCCAGCCACTTTCGCTCATCAGCATCAGCAAAGATGATGGTTCTCAGCTTTCTACGGTCAAGACTGCCATCGAGCAAAATCTCCGGGCCATAGCGCCGTTCAATGTCAGCCAAAGCCGGTTTTCCCGGCTCTACCACCACGCGGGAAGCGATATCCGCATCAACAATGCAAATTCCCTTGTTGGCAAAAAAGTCGGTCACTGCCGTTTTGCCACTGCCAATACCGCCGGTGACTCCAACCGTAAATGGGCGCTTTTGTTGAGCTCGGGGCTGCTGTGATTTTACAGTGGTCATCCGTTCAAACCCGAAAAGCTCAGATAAACCGCAATCAGTTGATCGCCCCAGACCAGGGCAACAAAGCCGGCAATGGCCAGATAAGGACCAAAGGGAATCGGGTTGGATCGTTCCTGGCGTTTACTGACGATCAACAGTATCGCTGCAACAGTGCCAACCAGTGATGAGAGCAGGATGATCAGGGGCAGCTTCATCCAGCCCAGCCAGGCTCCCAGCGCCGCCAGCAGTTTAAAGTCACCGTAGCCCATGCCTTCCTTGCCGGTCACCAGTTTGAATACCCAGTAAACACTCCACAGGGAAAGGTAACCGGCAATGGCTCCCCACAGCGCCTGTTCAAGGCTTACCACCAGTCCAAAGCTGTTGACG
It contains:
- a CDS encoding EAL domain-containing protein, which gives rise to MALGDKDLIRFLIIDSSTREAESLLNIFRESGYSTRAKQINSLDDLTEATSGQQHWDLLLMAEPPEPLTYSRIFDDINQKGIDLPGIVLINPDDETDELSLIQMGARAVIPPGHDEYLLTVARKEFEDLKIRRHHRRMSVALHESEKQRQLLLDDQVDPVVYINYGHIRFANTAFINLLGLAEEESLDGKLFRDLIITKDQQDVEAFLMGIEESGQALAAIQCPLVAHNGSEVPVSIVISPTSFNGEFTLSLQIKHCEKEGEQDEVDKTLEKSAPDAETGLFDRKLFDQALDIAIQRAVEGKGKSTLCYLHLETLKAAHEQHGKEVSQKLFKSVAHKITSHLDATHHVSSRGGANFAALLREGEEQGVTELMESLLAAVTGEDIVIDQHPLPVKLSIGAVILSDTASDAETLTGQSRQATVLAQKQGGNQLCFYQKRKVSSVHSVEKQLAGMVSQAIKNKTFRLSYQPVISLAGSPSEYYEVSFVLTDPEGKEHEASEFRPKLEKISLWNKLDRWQLIEASKALMAKRKEGSDTRLLLHVGGCSATDDTFIPWMKAALKTAGIPADAVAIELSEQNLARYSEEIPDFFSTLKAMGCQTVISEFGCSLNPLEGIAHLDIDLVKLDQSFTEDLSSGGNAQELQKMIQDLSQSGRKVIVPGIETAEEMTPVWQYGADFIQGSYMQPPSERMDFDFGADG
- a CDS encoding two-component system response regulator yields the protein METKSKVKILVVDDRPENLLAMDKLLKPLGAEIHKVDSGEKALSEVLAHHFAVILLDVQMPGMDGFETATLLHSNKQTANIPIIFVTAINKDQSYVAKGYQSGAVDYLPKPIVPEILLGKVKVFLQLEEQRLELEQVTRELQWISQKNKLLLDCAGEGIVGVDKEGRITFINPTACELLGGVEAAFLDQHISQFLLDDTTGETAQEQWQKSAIYRECLEQGSTLKQSTELINVSRGRFPAEFNIAAIVNNRNAVQGAVFVFQDITERKQLEDQLVKMAKYDSLTGLANRTLFREFLQSSMDRSDRYQNKTVVMFLDLDHFKQINDQLGHDAGDQLLTSVANRLEGCIRKVDLIARLGGDEFAVVLDDVRNPEDARTVANKILAALKEPHELGDVARKVGTSIGIALYPENGSDADGLIKAADEAMYVAKNEGRNDFRFYSDLNPDIS
- a CDS encoding response regulator, whose product is MSSESPSENSQRKTGGLALTLFLWFIVLSIGPVVIVGLNEYKTGKEAIIKDRYDQLSSINFQLTQRINEYFDTVLTNLFIMASSSETFISELMLAPGFKSQPVSEFINSREYGDIYEKYSMEYVDFLRFYDYSDVILGDAAGNILFTVNEYSDLGKNLFSSELENTLFSRAVKASLNDQQPKYADLAAYPPIGNEKVIFLILPLADSFQKAVGFIAVQIHPKNIQVMFDKGESSDVGLSSFLVGKDRKIRFGTRFENQEQLKFGDDNPLINLWLSHLEDDGSYREEEDHFGGFSADNGHAFESIGQHEHDLESISESLDTLNLDEQDVFGRAAKASLNHIRSYIHGEEVLGIYLPINIAGTPMVILSEVTHRHAFASVQDFQKRLFVLIAITFALVVVIALFVTRQLVKPIRRITRWVNRVAAGDYAEGTVLNGNNEISELSRSFAQMTERLRTVSAENTRKNWLQEGMAGLYNSVRGEQAMAELCRNIVTYTARYLDMHSGAMFVKDDNNRLQLMGTYAWSKRNQQAKSFAMGEGLIGQAALARETMEIADVPDGYLEIESGLGSARPTHLIIVPLCYENDLKGGVEFARLGPMTDEQRLFLQHSVESIAIAINSAQYRTRVNQLLDTTTQQSEALKEQKEELRSVNEELEKRAGILEESEEELKAQSEELQKSNAELEELSEQLMLQKEEIERKNKDIELSSKKITEKAEELARASQYKSEFLANMSHELRTPLNSLLLLSQMLAENDEGNLTEDQVESAQVIYNGGKELLELINDILDLSKVEAGKMSVNLDDTPLNEITGSIEAMFNPLAESRGLQFQISIESGTSRSVFTDSQRLMQIIKNFLSNAFKFTEKGSVQVRMFNETRPGHFSDDTWTGFAVKDSGIGIPKEKQESIFGSFQQADGSTSRKYGGTGLGLAISREMAELLGGFIELDSKEGEGTTFTLFLPTNPVCALGPEKVLAENYVSDVFDQSMGASEAPAQKPEINNAPQEAELSVPAASFDYQLLVIEDDPHFVTILGQLAGKHRFGCLHAETGEQGIALAQQHQPSAIILDLGLPDMDGQEVLAQLKGDESTRHIPVHIVSGRDPELVSSLGAIGYLRKPVTVTDIDQAFLTLGQAISRDIHDVLILDLDEEQRSQVGSMLEQKGLHVGYASTAEEAEKRLVDQQWHCLIMDLELGEVRGLEFLEKMTGKLGSDMPSVVIHTAQPVDKTEHSRLQEFTNAMVMKGDRALERITDEVSLFLHTVNKDQEDDTSDEPVAGSEKRLDGHKILLVDDDLRNTFALSKALQGMGLEVVLADNGKNAISKLEEEDGIELVLMDIMMPIMDGYEATATIRQMNEFKELPVIALTAKAMAGDKAKCLEAGANDYMTKPLDMDKLTAMLKVWLLR
- a CDS encoding ABC transporter ATP-binding protein yields the protein MNSDKPLLSLEHVSTFYGQIQALEDVNVEIRAGEIVTLIGANGAGKTSLLMTLCGDPRASSGQIFYGGRDITRNDTANIMRSGIALVPEGRRVFSRLTVEENLSMGGFFTDEQDYRQLYRHVLELFPRLEERLTQRAGTMSGGEQQMLAIARALMSKPRLLLLDEPSLGLAPIVIQQIFDIIARLRDEGMTIFLVEQNANQALKLADRGYVLENGKIVLHDSGQALLVNKSVQEAYLGG
- a CDS encoding CheR family methyltransferase, which codes for MMETCPVADLELNLLLDAVKKHYGYDFHDYAKASMIRRVRKYMEQTGINHISELIPLFLHDQRAFYRFVKSISVVVTEMFRDPDVFKVLREEVIPVLKTYPFIKIWHAGCASGQEVYSMAILLAEEGILDRCQIYATDFNDDALNLAKKGIYPAEDIELYENNYRLAGGKHKLSDYWVSLYDSIKVKSRLSERLTFANHNLVTDGVFGEMHLVMCRNVLIYFNEQLQDRALTLINDSLCPRGFLCIGRRENLKFSQISEHLEDVSNKLRIYRKLGS